A single region of the Salicibibacter cibi genome encodes:
- a CDS encoding 6-phospho-beta-glucosidase: MTKGLKVATIGGGSSYTPELVEGIIKRHAELPIQELWLVDIKEGEYKLQTVGKLVQRMVEKSGIDMKVHLTFNREEALEDADFVMTQFRVGLLEARAKDESIPLKYNVIGQETNGPGGLMKGLRTIPVILDIVSDMKRLCPDAWLIDFTNPAGMVTEAVLRYTSHDKVVGLCNVPIGMKIGVAKALDVDGEHISVDFAGLNHMVFGLDIKLDGESIKEKALEAVTTPENTQRMSAGFEWDRDFIKGLGILPCPYHRYYYKTKEMLEEEKSAAHEKGTRAEVVKEVEKELFKLYENKDLAEKPEQLEQRGGAYYSEAACNLIYSIYNDKGDIQPVNTRNNGAIASIPNESAIEVNCVITKAGPKPVAIGDLPVAVRGLVQQIKSFERVASEAAVTGDYHTALLAMTINPLVPSDNIAKEILDEMLEAHKENLPQFRIN, encoded by the coding sequence ATGACCAAAGGGTTAAAAGTCGCAACCATTGGAGGCGGTTCGAGTTACACACCAGAGCTTGTCGAAGGTATTATCAAGAGGCACGCAGAACTACCGATTCAGGAACTGTGGTTGGTTGATATTAAAGAAGGAGAATACAAGCTGCAAACGGTTGGAAAACTTGTTCAACGGATGGTTGAGAAATCAGGAATAGATATGAAAGTGCATCTAACTTTCAATCGAGAAGAAGCATTAGAGGATGCTGATTTTGTTATGACACAATTTCGTGTCGGTTTACTTGAGGCAAGGGCAAAAGATGAAAGCATCCCCCTAAAATATAACGTGATTGGCCAAGAAACGAATGGTCCTGGTGGGCTCATGAAAGGGCTTCGGACGATTCCTGTCATTTTAGATATTGTTTCTGATATGAAAAGACTGTGCCCGGATGCTTGGTTAATCGATTTTACAAATCCAGCCGGCATGGTCACAGAAGCTGTTTTGCGTTACACCTCTCACGATAAAGTTGTCGGTCTTTGTAACGTACCGATTGGCATGAAAATAGGTGTAGCTAAAGCATTAGATGTCGATGGAGAACATATTAGTGTAGACTTTGCTGGTCTGAATCACATGGTGTTTGGGTTAGATATTAAATTGGACGGCGAATCGATTAAAGAGAAAGCGCTTGAAGCGGTGACCACCCCCGAAAATACGCAAAGAATGAGTGCAGGTTTCGAATGGGATCGTGATTTTATCAAGGGGCTAGGCATTCTTCCCTGTCCGTATCATCGTTACTACTACAAAACAAAAGAGATGTTGGAAGAAGAAAAATCAGCAGCTCATGAAAAAGGAACAAGGGCAGAAGTTGTGAAAGAAGTTGAAAAAGAACTCTTTAAACTTTATGAAAACAAGGACCTTGCCGAAAAGCCTGAGCAACTTGAGCAGCGAGGCGGGGCATACTATAGTGAAGCTGCATGTAATCTCATTTATTCCATTTACAACGACAAAGGGGATATTCAGCCTGTAAATACACGTAATAATGGAGCAATTGCTAGTATACCTAATGAATCAGCCATAGAAGTTAACTGTGTCATTACAAAAGCAGGACCAAAGCCTGTTGCCATTGGCGACCTTCCCGTAGCTGTTCGTGGTTTGGTTCAACAGATCAAATCCTTTGAACGAGTGGCTTCCGAAGCTGCAGTAACAGGTGACTACCATACTGCACTTTTGGCAATGACCATCAATCCTCTGGTACCATCTGATAATATCGCAAAAGAAATTTTAGACGAGATGTTAGAGGCTCATAAAGAAAATCTACCGCAGTTTAGGATTAATTAA
- a CDS encoding exo-beta-N-acetylmuramidase NamZ family protein, whose protein sequence is MFKRSWPSIPTSLFLIVLIGVLVGATTVLAEGGDGEQEEDSVQVKPGVEVFLDDHLDWIEGKRVGLATNMTGVDRDLNSTIDLLYEHPDVDLTALYGPEHGIRGNQEAGEYVESYTDERTGLPVYSLYGPTWEPTEEMLEDVDVLIYDIQDIGSNVYTYIYTLGFIMEAAAEHDKSVIVLDRPNAIGGEHVEGPVREQESVSFMGDFLLPVRHGMTAGELATMWKDEHDLNIDLKVAEMDGWERDMHFEDTGLPWVMTSPNIPTPDSATLYTGTILVANSTLSDGLGTTRPFELVGAPWIDAEELAEEMEQRDIEGVSFRPAYFDPMYDMYEGEIVGGVQVHIENESAIEVVQLGLELATAMRDQDPDKYELDDDYNELIGSKEAQEMLSDGAEAEDIIATWKGDLNTWIEDVRNQYLLYPPHPSDPISTEDIQGVVTDLEESGDIIDDDAVHDMQLHLRAVSQYENQEDGDTVIQHIGGFQDLLEHQLDNELISEEAYDDLHSQSEQLIEQWE, encoded by the coding sequence ATGTTTAAGCGATCGTGGCCCTCGATTCCAACGTCACTATTTCTAATCGTATTAATTGGTGTTCTTGTAGGAGCGACTACCGTATTAGCAGAAGGAGGAGACGGCGAGCAAGAAGAGGATTCTGTACAAGTAAAGCCAGGAGTTGAAGTTTTTCTAGATGACCATCTTGATTGGATCGAAGGAAAACGCGTCGGCTTGGCTACCAATATGACCGGAGTGGACCGAGATTTGAACAGTACAATTGATCTATTGTATGAACATCCAGATGTAGACTTGACGGCCCTATATGGTCCTGAACATGGCATTCGTGGTAATCAGGAAGCTGGAGAATATGTTGAATCCTATACGGATGAAAGGACGGGTTTGCCTGTTTATAGTTTGTATGGCCCTACTTGGGAGCCTACTGAAGAAATGCTGGAAGATGTAGATGTATTGATTTATGACATTCAAGACATTGGTTCCAATGTTTATACGTATATTTATACGCTCGGGTTCATTATGGAAGCAGCAGCTGAACATGATAAAAGTGTTATCGTTCTTGACCGCCCAAATGCCATTGGCGGAGAACATGTAGAAGGTCCGGTACGAGAACAGGAATCGGTTAGCTTTATGGGAGACTTTTTGCTTCCCGTACGCCATGGTATGACAGCAGGGGAGTTAGCCACTATGTGGAAGGATGAACACGACCTTAATATTGATTTGAAAGTTGCTGAAATGGACGGATGGGAGCGCGACATGCATTTTGAAGACACAGGACTTCCGTGGGTAATGACTTCTCCGAATATCCCAACGCCTGATTCTGCAACACTTTATACTGGAACCATTCTTGTTGCGAATTCAACTTTATCTGATGGTTTGGGAACGACACGTCCATTTGAGCTTGTGGGCGCTCCATGGATTGATGCGGAAGAATTAGCAGAGGAAATGGAGCAAAGGGACATAGAAGGTGTTTCTTTCCGTCCGGCGTATTTCGATCCTATGTATGATATGTACGAAGGAGAGATTGTTGGAGGTGTGCAAGTTCACATCGAGAATGAAAGTGCTATTGAAGTTGTTCAACTCGGTCTTGAGCTTGCTACAGCCATGCGTGATCAAGATCCTGATAAATACGAATTGGATGATGATTACAATGAATTAATCGGTTCTAAAGAAGCGCAAGAAATGTTAAGCGACGGTGCAGAAGCTGAAGACATCATCGCTACCTGGAAAGGGGATCTGAACACCTGGATTGAAGATGTACGAAATCAGTATTTATTATACCCACCGCACCCAAGCGATCCTATCAGCACGGAAGATATTCAAGGCGTAGTGACGGATTTAGAGGAAAGCGGTGATATTATAGATGATGATGCAGTCCATGACATGCAGTTACACTTAAGAGCTGTTAGCCAATACGAAAACCAAGAAGATGGAGATACTGTCATTCAACATATAGGAGGATTTCAAGATTTGCTAGAGCATCAGTTAGACAATGAATTGATTTCTGAAGAAGCGTATGACGATCTCCATTCCCAGTCTGAGCAACTAATAGAGCAGTGGGAATAG
- a CDS encoding PTS lactose/cellobiose transporter subunit IIA yields the protein MSEAGNTEQTAMQLILHGGEGKSLAMEAMAAAREHQFKTACQKLDKCEKAINQAHSIQTTLIQSEAQGDENIEINLLMIHAQDHLMNAMTTKDLAKEIIHLHEKLENKEV from the coding sequence ATGAGTGAGGCAGGAAACACAGAGCAGACAGCCATGCAATTAATATTACATGGGGGCGAGGGGAAGAGTTTAGCCATGGAGGCGATGGCCGCTGCAAGAGAGCACCAATTTAAAACCGCTTGTCAAAAACTTGATAAGTGTGAGAAAGCCATAAACCAAGCTCATTCTATTCAAACCACTTTAATTCAAAGTGAGGCTCAAGGGGATGAGAATATCGAAATAAACTTGCTTATGATCCATGCTCAAGACCACCTGATGAATGCAATGACAACAAAAGATTTGGCCAAAGAGATCATTCATCTTCATGAAAAATTAGAAAATAAAGAGGTGTAA
- a CDS encoding FAD-dependent oxidoreductase: MQIFDVVVIGTGPGGYVSAIRAAQLGEKVAIVEKHKVGGIYLNVGCISSKTYLQYSDTVRKIRQANDWGIETNEPHINFDKLRERKDKIVKTLTGGVQHLLKNNGITVFEGEAAVDKNNTVTIGEEKIEAKDVILATGSTPFIPPISELEQVDYETTDTLFEMTKLQTSEREPITSTRNEASS, encoded by the coding sequence ATGCAAATATTCGATGTCGTTGTTATCGGCACTGGCCCCGGCGGCTATGTTTCAGCCATTCGCGCTGCTCAGCTTGGAGAGAAAGTAGCGATTGTTGAAAAACACAAAGTAGGCGGAATCTACCTGAATGTGGGCTGTATTTCATCTAAGACTTACCTACAGTATAGTGATACGGTCAGGAAAATTAGACAGGCCAACGACTGGGGGATCGAAACTAACGAACCCCACATCAATTTTGATAAACTTCGCGAGCGAAAAGATAAGATTGTAAAAACGCTTACGGGTGGCGTGCAGCACCTTCTAAAGAATAATGGCATTACCGTATTTGAGGGCGAAGCTGCCGTTGACAAAAACAATACAGTAACCATCGGAGAGGAGAAGATTGAAGCGAAAGATGTCATCCTGGCAACCGGTAGTACACCTTTCATACCACCGATAAGCGAACTGGAACAAGTCGACTATGAAACGACCGACACCTTATTTGAGATGACTAAACTGCAAACCTCTGAACGTGAACCGATCACATCCACCAGAA
- a CDS encoding N-acetylglucosamine kinase translates to MEGFSIFVLGIDGGGTKTTGVLCADNGKIFAQDTVGATNPNSIDYDIIRNEFQSLFAALKRQNKIAFDNLDAVFIGMAGVGREEMKLNIRKMVSPFFSTNTKVYIDHDAINALYSGTLGEPGVVNIAGTGSITFGINEHSERGSVGGWGYLLGDPGSGFAIGREAVQAVFHAYDGSGPLTQLTDVILQYFDRNSPPELLGHIYEVGKPQEVIAPISKIVIEAADREDDVAKNIISNAGSETAHAIQTLSKRLLLQERNQNVRVSLTGGVYQRSDWLLPAIQKGFHENVRDAHSFTIPEVPPVTGALVAALKELGIEVDPSFLEYVKAGCAESDS, encoded by the coding sequence GTGGAGGGCTTTTCTATTTTTGTATTAGGCATCGATGGTGGTGGAACGAAAACAACAGGCGTACTCTGTGCGGATAATGGTAAAATTTTTGCACAAGATACTGTTGGCGCAACGAACCCCAATAGTATCGATTACGATATTATCCGCAATGAATTTCAGAGTCTTTTTGCTGCTTTGAAAAGGCAGAACAAAATAGCTTTTGACAACTTGGATGCTGTGTTTATTGGCATGGCAGGTGTAGGCAGAGAAGAGATGAAGCTGAATATAAGAAAAATGGTTTCCCCTTTCTTTTCAACGAATACGAAAGTTTATATCGATCATGATGCCATCAATGCCCTGTATTCAGGAACATTGGGCGAGCCTGGGGTCGTCAATATCGCGGGTACGGGTTCGATTACATTTGGTATTAATGAACATAGTGAAAGAGGCAGCGTCGGCGGTTGGGGGTATTTGCTAGGGGACCCGGGAAGTGGTTTTGCAATCGGTCGAGAAGCGGTACAAGCTGTCTTCCATGCTTATGACGGCAGTGGCCCTCTTACGCAATTGACGGATGTTATTTTACAGTATTTCGACCGAAATAGCCCACCTGAACTATTAGGTCACATCTATGAGGTAGGTAAACCCCAAGAGGTCATTGCCCCAATAAGTAAAATTGTCATCGAAGCAGCTGATCGCGAAGACGACGTTGCGAAAAATATTATCAGTAATGCCGGTAGTGAAACTGCTCATGCGATTCAAACTCTTTCAAAACGATTGCTATTACAAGAAAGAAATCAGAATGTCCGAGTAAGCTTGACTGGAGGTGTGTATCAACGTTCTGATTGGTTGCTTCCTGCTATTCAAAAGGGGTTTCATGAAAATGTTCGTGATGCTCATTCGTTTACGATACCTGAGGTTCCACCTGTTACAGGGGCTTTGGTGGCAGCATTAAAAGAATTGGGAATAGAAGTGGACCCATCGTTTCTAGAGTATGTCAAAGCAGGATGTGCTGAAAGTGACAGTTAA